Sequence from the Gammaproteobacteria bacterium genome:
TGAAATGCTGGGCCTCAGCTCCGAGCTGGGTGCTTTACTGCTGGGGGCCGTGCTGGCCGACCACCGCCGGGCGTCGGAGCTGTCCAATGCCCTGTGGGGATTGAAAGAAGTGTTCCTGGTGGGTTTCTTTTTGCAAATCGGCATCGCCGGCCTGCCCACCCTGGAGCAAGTGGGCTGGGCATTGTTATTGGCCGCCTTGCTGCCCGTCAAAGCGGCGCTGTTTTTTGTGATTTTGCTGCGCTTCGGGCTGCGGGCGCGCAGCTCGTTTCTGGCCGCCCTGAGTCTGGCGACTTTCAGCGAATTCGGTTTGATCGTGGCCAATATCGCTGTACAAAAAGGGTTTATGGATCAGTCCTGGCTGGTATTGCTGGCTCTGGCAGTGGCGGTTTCCTTTGCCCTGGCCGCGCCCTTGAACCGCAACGCCCATGATCTCTACCGTCGTCTCGAACCGCGTTTGCTTAAAATGGAATCCGCCCGCCGCCACCCCGACGACCAGCCCCTCAGCCTGGGCGGCTCCACGGTGCTCATTGTCGGCATGGGCCGGGTGGGCACGGCCGCCTACGATTTTTTCACCCAGCGTGAGCAACGGGTCGTGGGCGTGGACTCCGATCCCGTGAAAGTGGCCGAGCACGTCAAGAAAGGGCGGCGGGTGTTGTACGCCGATTCGGAAGATCCCGGTTTGTGGCACAACATCGACCTCAGCCACGTCCGCGCGGTGCTGCTGGCCACGCCGGATTCCGAAGCCAACAGCGGCGCGGCCCGGCTGTTGCGGCAGGCGGGATTTCCCGGTCTGGTCCACGCCACCGCCATGTTCCCCGAAGAAGTGCAAGCCGTCAAACAGGCCGGTGCCAACGGTGCCTATTATTATTTTGACACCGTGGGCGTGGGTTTTGCGGAACACGTGTGGGAACAGCTGGAAGCGACCGTCCCCGCCAAAAACGACCCCTCGTGACAATCGGGCAGAAGGCGGGCTCAGCCGCGCCGTCCTCTCACACCATCGGGCGCGCGGTTCCGCAGCGGGTGGCGCCCGTGGCAGGGAACAACAACGACGAAGGCCGGGGTAGTGATCCCCGGCCACATCGTTTGGACCCCCTTACTTGAGCACCACGCCGCCGGTATTGGCGCTGGAGTTGGTGCCG
This genomic interval carries:
- a CDS encoding sodium:proton exchanger, whose amino-acid sequence is MEHLEIVWISFAFVLGFVVRQLGLPPLIGYLLAGFSISAFGFGGGEWLAKVSHVGVLLLLFSVGLKLRLNSLVRPEVLAGSVLHMSLSVLIMGPVLHGLLGFGPGPAFFTAMALAFSSTVVAAKVLESKRELRAFHGRVAIGILVMQDLVAVALLSFANGATPTPWALLVLTLPLLRPLIHRLLDWNGHDELLILYGLLLALVIGGSGFEMLGLSSELGALLLGAVLADHRRASELSNALWGLKEVFLVGFFLQIGIAGLPTLEQVGWALLLAALLPVKAALFFVILLRFGLRARSSFLAALSLATFSEFGLIVANIAVQKGFMDQSWLVLLALAVAVSFALAAPLNRNAHDLYRRLEPRLLKMESARRHPDDQPLSLGGSTVLIVGMGRVGTAAYDFFTQREQRVVGVDSDPVKVAEHVKKGRRVLYADSEDPGLWHNIDLSHVRAVLLATPDSEANSGAARLLRQAGFPGLVHATAMFPEEVQAVKQAGANGAYYYFDTVGVGFAEHVWEQLEATVPAKNDPS